A genome region from Akkermansiaceae bacterium includes the following:
- a CDS encoding transposase: MAAGCENPSFKGVIDRLNQWLPAVLSAAAAKLRKRLVTDLIELITNAISEGINYKIQAIKANARTLMNFKDYRTRILFFCGKLSLVP; the protein is encoded by the coding sequence GTGGCGGCAGGATGCGAGAACCCGAGCTTCAAGGGGGTCATCGACAGGCTCAACCAGTGGCTGCCGGCCGTCCTCTCCGCAGCTGCGGCGAAACTCCGCAAGCGCCTGGTCACAGACCTGATCGAGCTCATCACCAACGCCATCTCGGAAGGGATCAACTACAAGATCCAAGCCATCAAGGCCAATGCCCGGACCCTCATGAACTTCAAAGACTACCGCACCAGAATCCTCTTCTTCTGCGGCAAGCTATCACTGGTTCCATAA
- the leuA gene encoding 2-isopropylmalate synthase, with the protein MNPSSLKKYRPFPAIPLPDRTWPDKEITRAPIWCSVDLRDGNQALPQPMSIEEKLEFFELLVRIGFKEIEIGFPSAADTEFNFCRRLIEENRIPDDVTIQILVQTREQLIRRSFEAIAGARRAIVHIYNSTSPLQRRVTFGDASRESIKQIAIDGAKLVKELVSTIPQTEVIMQYSPESFSDTELDFSAEVCNAVIDVWQPTPEKKMIINLPDTVQWATPNVHADMIEWMGRNLDRRDSISISLHTHNDRGTGVAATELGLMAGADRVEGTLFGNGERTGNLDIVTLALNMNSHGIATGLDFSGLTDIRLKYEKFTRLVVPERQPYAGELVFTAFSGSHQDAIKKGLDRRERETRLDPATMWGVPYLTIDPQDIGRSYEAIIRINSQSGKGGVAYVLDREHGFDLPKSMHPIVGKYIYDLADKQGGELTPDEIREAFFEHFVNVAEPLQVTEYELIHKPGGGNVHCNAVVSIHGNLHRIEGDGNGPINSFVHALETVGMKDFKVTDYRSHAVRGGSDASAAAYVQLQHDDGRLLWGTGVDSSIEMAGLKALVTGWNLLR; encoded by the coding sequence ATGAACCCGAGTTCCCTCAAGAAATACCGCCCCTTCCCGGCGATCCCGCTGCCCGACCGCACTTGGCCGGACAAGGAGATCACCCGCGCCCCGATCTGGTGCTCGGTGGACCTCCGCGACGGAAACCAGGCGCTGCCGCAGCCGATGTCCATCGAGGAGAAACTGGAGTTCTTCGAACTGCTGGTACGGATCGGTTTCAAGGAAATCGAGATCGGTTTCCCCTCCGCCGCTGATACGGAATTCAATTTCTGCCGCCGCCTGATCGAGGAAAACCGGATCCCGGACGATGTGACGATCCAGATCCTCGTGCAGACACGCGAGCAGCTGATACGCCGGAGCTTCGAGGCCATTGCCGGCGCGCGGCGCGCCATCGTGCACATCTACAACTCCACCTCGCCTCTGCAACGCCGCGTCACCTTCGGGGATGCCTCCCGGGAATCGATCAAGCAGATCGCCATCGACGGCGCAAAGCTGGTCAAGGAACTGGTGTCAACAATACCCCAGACCGAGGTGATCATGCAGTATTCGCCGGAGTCCTTTTCCGATACGGAATTGGATTTCTCCGCCGAGGTTTGCAACGCAGTGATCGATGTATGGCAGCCGACCCCGGAGAAAAAGATGATCATCAACCTCCCCGACACCGTCCAATGGGCCACCCCGAACGTCCATGCAGACATGATCGAGTGGATGGGGCGGAACCTTGACCGCCGCGATTCCATTTCCATTTCCCTCCACACGCATAACGACCGAGGCACCGGTGTTGCGGCGACCGAACTCGGCCTGATGGCCGGCGCGGACAGGGTGGAAGGCACGCTTTTCGGCAACGGCGAGCGCACGGGGAACCTCGACATCGTCACCCTCGCGCTGAACATGAACAGCCACGGTATCGCGACCGGGCTGGATTTTTCCGGGCTGACGGACATCCGCCTGAAATATGAGAAATTCACGCGTTTGGTGGTTCCGGAGCGCCAGCCCTATGCGGGTGAGCTGGTCTTCACCGCGTTTTCCGGCAGCCACCAGGACGCGATCAAGAAAGGCCTGGACCGCCGCGAAAGGGAAACCAGGCTAGATCCCGCGACGATGTGGGGCGTGCCTTACCTGACCATCGATCCGCAGGACATCGGGCGCTCCTACGAGGCGATCATCCGCATCAACTCGCAGTCCGGAAAAGGCGGCGTCGCCTACGTGCTGGATCGCGAGCACGGCTTCGACCTTCCCAAGTCGATGCACCCCATCGTCGGGAAATACATCTACGACCTCGCCGACAAACAGGGCGGCGAACTCACGCCCGACGAGATCCGCGAGGCGTTTTTCGAGCATTTCGTCAACGTCGCGGAGCCGCTCCAGGTAACGGAATACGAGCTGATCCACAAGCCCGGTGGTGGCAACGTCCACTGCAACGCGGTCGTCTCCATTCATGGGAATCTCCACCGCATCGAGGGCGATGGCAACGGGCCAATCAATTCCTTCGTCCACGCCCTGGAAACGGTGGGCATGAAGGATTTCAAGGTCACCGACTACCGGTCTCACGCCGTGCGCGGCGGCTCCGATGCAAGCGCCGCCGCCTACGTCCAGCTCCAGCACGATGACGGGCGCCTGCTCTGGGGCACGGGCGTGGATTCCTCCATCGAGATGGCCGGCCTAAAGGCGCTGGTTACGGGATGGAATCTGCTCAGATAG
- a CDS encoding DUF1553 domain-containing protein translates to MTIFDAGTRDVCATRRMPTNTPLQSLVMLNDPQYVEAARKLGERILREGGATGESRAKWAYREVTGKEPTAEQLTLLLDLIADQRTFFTSGSSDAAALLKVGESQADPALDAIETATFAALAQALLNLDTNITLR, encoded by the coding sequence ATGACCATCTTTGACGCCGGGACGCGCGATGTCTGCGCGACCCGCCGCATGCCGACCAACACCCCCCTGCAATCCCTCGTGATGCTCAACGACCCGCAATACGTGGAGGCCGCCCGCAAGCTCGGCGAGCGCATCCTGAGGGAAGGCGGCGCCACCGGGGAATCCCGGGCGAAATGGGCCTACCGCGAGGTCACCGGGAAAGAACCCACCGCCGAACAGCTCACGCTGCTGCTTGACCTCATCGCGGATCAGCGCACGTTTTTCACATCGGGATCCTCCGATGCCGCCGCCCTGCTGAAAGTGGGCGAATCGCAGGCCGACCCCGCGCTTGATGCAATCGAAACCGCCACCTTCGCCGCCCTCGCCCAAGCACTCCTCAACCTCGACACCAACATCACCCTGCGCTGA
- a CDS encoding DUF1549 domain-containing protein gives MKRSPYILCFLVTALPGRAGDKISYAREILPILSENCFHCHGPDKERREAKLRLDVREKAIGALAWDPAKPENSEALIRIFSDDEDEIMPPPDSHRTLSETDRNLIRRWVEQGAEYETHWAFVAPPMEVPVPETKDATWPENPIDSFILSRLESESLSPTQPASPERWLRRATYTLTGLPPTQAELDSFLADESSAAKETVVDRLLASPRYGEHMATPWLDVARYADSFGYQADTETKAWPYRDWVIRAFNRNLPIDEFIIDQLAGDLLPGATREQKLATAFNRIHRKTNEGGSVPEEWRQEGISDRVHAVGTAFMGLTMECARCHDHKYDPITAKDYYSMGAFFNSIDEHGMLQGGSTKGNLVPAPALELPTPEQEAALATLGNKVAEAEAALAAHVSGSDSAFENWLSSGKKFISPDLAARFGFEEKPLKNSVPGGKPANIGSNRLAPGKEGNALLTNGDSVASLPSLGISHADQPFSVSLWLKPGETYPRAVVFANTTTSGENHSGFLLVLKEGHLVWTLAREIPGCAASISSSEPIPTGQWTHVTVTNDGSRKASGLGMFINGATAATNTVCDNLTRDMPVGGGIGLGARGADFGFRGGMIDGLSVHLRDITQFEAAMECGIEPDQSDGALRDYYLSAIDPASRELRKKLNAARAAFREEQNKVREIVTMRESAEPIPHFILKRGDYTMPAERVGRETPDWLPPFPEGEPRNRLGFARWLTSPEHPLTARVTINRIWQEIFGTGLVATSENFGLQGAQPSHPELLDWLARDFINHGWDQKRAIRQMLLSATYGQDSSASPELRERDPDNALLARARPPPHRRAAARLRAGPLRSPRGKHRRPTGQALPGARIDVEDAQQLPAGIQGGQRRRPPPPLALHLLAAHHHPAQHDHL, from the coding sequence TTGAAGCGATCTCCCTACATTCTCTGCTTTCTCGTCACCGCCCTGCCTGGCCGCGCCGGGGACAAGATTTCCTACGCCCGCGAGATCCTGCCCATCCTCTCCGAAAATTGCTTCCACTGCCATGGGCCTGACAAGGAACGCCGGGAGGCAAAGCTGCGGCTCGATGTCCGCGAGAAGGCCATCGGGGCGCTCGCCTGGGATCCGGCAAAGCCGGAAAACTCCGAGGCGCTGATCCGCATTTTCTCGGACGACGAGGACGAAATCATGCCACCGCCGGATTCCCACCGCACTCTTTCCGAAACGGATAGAAACCTGATCAGGCGATGGGTGGAACAAGGCGCGGAATACGAGACCCACTGGGCCTTCGTCGCCCCGCCGATGGAAGTCCCCGTCCCCGAAACGAAGGATGCGACCTGGCCGGAAAACCCCATCGATTCCTTCATCCTCTCCCGCCTCGAATCGGAAAGCCTTTCCCCCACGCAGCCCGCCAGCCCCGAGCGCTGGCTGCGACGCGCGACCTACACCCTCACCGGCCTGCCGCCTACCCAGGCAGAGCTCGATTCCTTCCTCGCAGACGAGTCGTCCGCGGCAAAGGAAACCGTGGTGGACAGGCTGCTTGCATCCCCTCGCTATGGCGAGCACATGGCCACCCCGTGGCTCGATGTCGCCCGCTACGCGGATTCCTTCGGCTACCAGGCGGATACCGAAACGAAGGCCTGGCCCTACCGCGACTGGGTGATCCGGGCTTTCAACCGCAACCTGCCCATCGACGAGTTCATCATCGATCAGCTCGCCGGCGATCTCCTGCCTGGAGCCACACGCGAGCAGAAGCTCGCCACCGCCTTCAACCGCATTCACCGCAAGACCAACGAAGGAGGCTCGGTTCCGGAAGAGTGGCGGCAGGAAGGCATCTCGGATCGCGTCCATGCGGTCGGCACCGCTTTCATGGGCCTCACCATGGAGTGCGCCAGATGCCACGACCACAAGTACGACCCGATCACCGCGAAGGACTACTATTCGATGGGTGCCTTTTTCAACAGCATCGACGAACATGGCATGTTACAGGGCGGAAGCACCAAGGGAAACCTCGTTCCCGCGCCCGCCCTCGAGCTGCCCACGCCCGAACAGGAGGCCGCCCTTGCTACGCTGGGAAACAAGGTGGCCGAAGCGGAGGCCGCGCTTGCCGCCCATGTTTCCGGTTCGGATTCCGCTTTCGAAAACTGGCTCTCTTCGGGGAAGAAATTCATCTCGCCGGATCTCGCAGCCCGCTTCGGGTTCGAGGAGAAGCCGCTCAAAAACTCTGTGCCGGGGGGCAAGCCCGCGAACATCGGGTCTAACAGGCTTGCCCCCGGGAAAGAGGGCAACGCCCTGCTGACGAACGGGGACAGCGTCGCGTCCCTCCCGTCGCTTGGGATCAGCCATGCCGACCAGCCTTTCTCGGTGAGCCTGTGGCTCAAGCCCGGCGAGACATACCCGCGTGCCGTCGTTTTCGCGAACACCACCACCTCCGGCGAAAACCATTCCGGCTTCCTGCTCGTTCTCAAGGAAGGGCATCTCGTCTGGACACTCGCACGCGAGATTCCCGGTTGCGCAGCATCGATTTCGTCTTCCGAGCCGATCCCAACCGGGCAGTGGACGCACGTCACGGTGACCAACGACGGTTCGCGGAAGGCTTCGGGTCTCGGGATGTTCATCAACGGCGCTACCGCCGCCACGAACACCGTTTGCGACAACCTCACCCGGGACATGCCCGTCGGCGGGGGAATCGGCCTCGGGGCCAGGGGAGCCGATTTCGGTTTCCGCGGCGGGATGATCGACGGGCTTTCCGTCCACCTCCGCGACATCACCCAATTCGAGGCCGCCATGGAGTGCGGGATCGAGCCGGACCAATCCGACGGGGCGCTCCGCGACTACTATCTCTCCGCCATCGATCCCGCCTCGCGCGAACTGCGCAAGAAACTCAACGCCGCCCGCGCCGCGTTCCGGGAGGAGCAGAACAAGGTGCGCGAGATCGTCACCATGCGCGAAAGCGCCGAGCCCATACCCCACTTCATCCTGAAACGCGGCGACTACACCATGCCTGCGGAAAGGGTGGGGCGCGAGACCCCCGACTGGCTGCCGCCCTTCCCCGAAGGCGAGCCCCGCAACCGCCTCGGCTTCGCGCGCTGGCTCACCTCGCCCGAGCACCCGCTCACCGCCCGCGTCACCATCAACCGCATCTGGCAGGAAATCTTCGGCACCGGCCTTGTCGCCACCTCCGAGAACTTCGGCCTCCAGGGCGCACAGCCCTCCCATCCGGAACTCTTGGATTGGCTCGCCCGCGATTTCATCAACCACGGCTGGGACCAGAAACGCGCGATCAGGCAGATGCTCCTCTCCGCCACCTACGGCCAGGATTCGTCGGCCTCGCCGGAGCTGCGCGAGCGCGACCCCGACAACGCCCTGCTCGCCCGCGCTCGCCCGCCGCCTCACCGCCGAGCAGCTGCGCGACTCCGCGCTGGCCCTCTCCGGTCTCCTCGTGGAAAGCATCGGCGGCCCACCGGTCAAGCCCTACCAGGCGCCCGGATCGATGTGGAAGACGCTCAACAACTTCCTGCCGGAATACAAGGCGGACAGCGGCGAAGGCCTCCACCGCCGCTCGCTCTACACCTTCTGGCGGCGCACCACCACCCCGCCCAACATGACCATCTTTGA
- a CDS encoding arylsulfatase, with protein MVGLVLAVGLAVHADAEKLPNIVVIYADDLGYGDVHCYNPERGKIPTPNIDRLAAEGMRFTDGHSSSGVCTPSRYTLLTGRYHWRSRLQKGIVGLWEKPLIAPHRLTIAGLAKRKGYKTACIGKWHLGWDWPIAPGQKAFFGSGGYKGKKDNAATGEHRAAWKETFSKPIPGGPTAVGFDEYFGTDVPNWPPYCFIENDRTIGIPSEYADKELFAENLASQQGPALEGWTLEPILPALIGRAVEFIGREAKTPEPFLLYLPLTTPHTPLSVNEEWKGKSGINTLADLVMETDAAVGNVLEALAENGLAENTLVVFSSDNGSAPYAGVPEQEAKGHFPSGPLRGYKADAWEGGHRIPFLVRWPGVVEAGQVSDVLVHQADLMATFAEVLGEELAPDEGEDSFSLVPLLKGEAESVRGNAVSASIQGVPALRSGAWKYIPAPGSGGWGKGGDQSQPLQLYDLSKDIGETQNLAATMPERVLRMSDLLENLIKRGRSTPGPEQDNDVEVRRFPGKSN; from the coding sequence ATGGTCGGCCTCGTTTTGGCAGTCGGGCTCGCAGTTCACGCGGATGCCGAAAAACTCCCCAACATCGTCGTGATCTACGCCGACGACCTCGGCTACGGCGATGTGCATTGCTACAACCCGGAGCGCGGCAAGATCCCGACGCCGAACATAGACAGGCTCGCGGCGGAGGGCATGCGTTTCACGGACGGGCATTCGTCCTCCGGGGTGTGCACGCCCTCGCGCTACACTCTGCTGACCGGACGCTACCACTGGAGGTCGCGGTTGCAGAAGGGGATCGTGGGGCTCTGGGAAAAGCCGCTCATCGCGCCGCACCGGCTGACCATCGCCGGGCTGGCGAAGCGCAAGGGATACAAGACAGCATGCATCGGGAAATGGCACCTCGGCTGGGATTGGCCGATCGCGCCGGGGCAGAAGGCGTTCTTCGGCTCCGGCGGATACAAGGGCAAGAAGGACAACGCCGCGACCGGTGAGCACCGCGCCGCGTGGAAGGAAACCTTTTCCAAACCCATCCCCGGCGGCCCGACGGCGGTGGGCTTCGACGAATATTTCGGAACGGATGTGCCGAACTGGCCGCCGTACTGTTTCATTGAGAACGACCGGACGATCGGCATCCCGAGCGAATATGCGGACAAGGAGCTTTTTGCAGAAAACTTGGCAAGCCAGCAGGGTCCGGCGCTGGAGGGGTGGACGCTCGAGCCCATTCTTCCGGCCTTGATCGGCAGGGCGGTGGAATTCATCGGGCGCGAGGCGAAGACGCCGGAGCCCTTCCTGCTCTATCTGCCGCTGACCACGCCGCACACGCCGCTTTCGGTCAACGAGGAGTGGAAGGGGAAGAGCGGCATCAACACGCTCGCGGATCTCGTGATGGAGACGGATGCGGCGGTCGGGAACGTGCTGGAGGCGCTGGCGGAGAACGGCCTCGCGGAAAACACCCTGGTGGTGTTCAGCAGCGACAACGGCTCGGCTCCCTACGCCGGTGTCCCAGAGCAAGAGGCGAAGGGGCACTTCCCCAGCGGTCCGCTGAGGGGCTACAAGGCCGATGCCTGGGAGGGCGGGCACCGGATCCCCTTCCTCGTCCGCTGGCCCGGTGTCGTGGAGGCCGGGCAGGTCAGTGATGTCCTCGTCCACCAAGCGGATCTGATGGCGACCTTCGCCGAGGTGCTCGGCGAGGAGCTCGCGCCGGACGAGGGCGAGGACAGTTTTAGCCTCGTACCCTTGCTGAAAGGGGAGGCGGAATCCGTCCGCGGCAACGCCGTCAGCGCCTCGATCCAGGGGGTTCCGGCCCTGCGTTCCGGCGCGTGGAAATACATCCCCGCCCCCGGCTCCGGCGGCTGGGGCAAAGGCGGCGACCAATCGCAGCCCTTGCAGCTCTACGATCTTTCCAAGGATATTGGGGAAACGCAGAACCTCGCGGCCACGATGCCGGAGCGCGTGCTACGCATGTCGGACTTGCTGGAAAATCTCATCAAGCGGGGCCGCAGCACCCCGGGGCCTGAGCAGGACAATGATGTGGAGGTACGCAGGTTCCCAGGCAAGTCGAATTGA
- a CDS encoding 4-alpha-glucanotransferase, protein MTLVFRVAYRTVVGESLWLEMDGGQVPMRWLDEGHWEVEVESPAAQVKYNYLLKREGYGVELREWGGVRDWHGGSNLTEELEVSSPSISAALRLPPRVLFLDDWRSAGSDDRVYEAKVFAAVEGNPGKPGKFAAKGKNHEFCLHMARVPKGLVPCLMGGFETLGDWDYGRAVPMLEAEKNIWKAGVELPADWRVEYKYGLYDPALGKAVRLEDGGNRVLERRDGAGQVFVSDENFRRGADLKFRGAGVAIPVFSLRSAEGCGVGEFADLKAMGDWAAATGLKMLQILPINDTTSSKTWTDSYPYSAISVFALHPIYLRLDEMSFPMVGDADFAEERISLNALQHVDYEAVMAVKWRVTREIFDTNHDAILRDKAFLGFLERNRDWVLDYAIFSVKRDEHGTADFSKWGEWAEYDAAKAESLSISTDSMYYVWLQYELDRQLTDAVAHLHAAGVALKGDLPIGVDRDSVDAWVAPHLFNMNAQAGAPPDAFAVKGQNWGFPTYNWDEMKKDGYAWWRARFEKLSRYFDAYRIDHILGFFRIWQVPVEQVEGIMGWFDPAMPIRVEEFAERGIAFDYDRFCKPIVFEKDLAKKFGEFADGVRQDFLVDYGLGCHGPKPQFSTQRQVAEFFGKLGNGDWANKEWLRDALMDVVAEVLFLEVPGSGGTEFHPRMSMMDTDSFKALDWEMQDKLRALYVDYFFRRQEGFWEAKAYEKLPAMRAASDMLLCGEDLGMVPACVPGVMRELGMLSLEIQRWPKEEGVDFAHPAHAPYMSVVSTGTHDMETLRAWWRDDGVIRANFAWEMFGEGYPEKDLSPEMARRIIAQQMHSPAMWAVFPLQDLLAMDGELRSNDIDGERINVPAIIPFYWRWRMEMAIADMLDADDFTTMIRGLAQAAGRSIGKN, encoded by the coding sequence ATGACTTTGGTATTTCGGGTGGCTTATCGGACGGTGGTCGGGGAATCGCTGTGGCTGGAGATGGATGGCGGGCAGGTGCCGATGAGGTGGCTGGACGAGGGGCATTGGGAGGTGGAGGTGGAGAGCCCGGCGGCGCAGGTGAAATACAATTATTTGCTGAAGCGCGAGGGCTACGGGGTGGAGCTTCGGGAATGGGGCGGGGTGCGGGATTGGCATGGCGGATCGAATTTGACGGAAGAATTGGAGGTATCCAGTCCGTCCATCTCCGCTGCGCTCCGGTTGCCGCCACGGGTGCTTTTCCTGGACGACTGGAGATCGGCGGGGAGCGATGACCGGGTCTATGAGGCGAAGGTCTTCGCGGCGGTGGAAGGGAACCCGGGGAAGCCGGGGAAATTCGCGGCCAAAGGGAAAAACCATGAGTTCTGCCTTCACATGGCGCGCGTTCCTAAAGGCCTGGTGCCTTGCCTGATGGGTGGCTTCGAGACGCTGGGGGACTGGGATTACGGCAGGGCGGTGCCGATGTTGGAGGCGGAGAAAAATATCTGGAAGGCGGGCGTGGAGCTGCCGGCGGACTGGCGGGTGGAATACAAGTACGGGCTCTACGATCCCGCCCTTGGGAAGGCGGTGAGGCTGGAGGATGGCGGGAACCGCGTGCTGGAGCGCCGCGACGGGGCGGGTCAGGTGTTCGTCTCGGATGAAAATTTCCGCAGGGGTGCGGATCTGAAATTCCGGGGCGCCGGGGTGGCGATCCCGGTTTTTTCCCTGAGGAGCGCGGAGGGCTGCGGGGTGGGGGAGTTCGCGGATCTCAAGGCGATGGGTGATTGGGCGGCTGCCACGGGGCTGAAAATGCTCCAGATCCTGCCGATCAATGACACAACTTCCTCGAAGACATGGACGGACAGCTATCCGTATTCAGCGATCAGCGTTTTCGCACTGCATCCGATCTACCTACGGCTGGATGAAATGAGTTTCCCGATGGTGGGCGATGCGGATTTTGCGGAGGAACGGATTTCACTCAACGCTCTCCAGCACGTCGATTACGAGGCGGTGATGGCGGTGAAATGGCGGGTGACGCGGGAGATTTTCGACACGAACCACGATGCGATCCTGCGCGACAAGGCGTTCCTCGGTTTCCTTGAACGGAACCGCGACTGGGTTCTTGATTACGCGATTTTCTCGGTGAAGCGCGACGAGCACGGCACGGCGGATTTCTCCAAATGGGGCGAGTGGGCGGAGTATGATGCGGCGAAGGCCGAGTCCCTCTCGATCAGCACGGATTCGATGTATTACGTCTGGCTGCAGTACGAGCTGGACCGCCAGCTCACCGATGCGGTGGCGCATTTGCACGCCGCGGGTGTGGCGCTGAAAGGCGACCTGCCGATCGGGGTGGACCGGGATTCGGTGGATGCCTGGGTTGCGCCGCACCTTTTCAACATGAATGCGCAGGCGGGTGCTCCGCCGGATGCCTTTGCGGTAAAGGGGCAGAACTGGGGCTTCCCGACCTACAACTGGGACGAGATGAAAAAGGATGGCTATGCCTGGTGGCGCGCGCGTTTCGAGAAGCTCAGCCGTTACTTCGATGCCTACCGCATCGACCACATCCTTGGCTTTTTCCGCATCTGGCAGGTGCCGGTGGAGCAGGTCGAGGGGATCATGGGTTGGTTCGACCCGGCGATGCCGATCCGTGTGGAGGAATTCGCGGAGCGCGGGATCGCCTTCGACTATGATCGCTTCTGCAAGCCCATCGTCTTCGAGAAAGATCTGGCGAAGAAATTCGGCGAGTTCGCGGATGGGGTGAGGCAGGATTTCCTGGTGGATTACGGCCTGGGCTGCCATGGGCCGAAACCGCAGTTTTCCACCCAGCGGCAGGTGGCGGAATTTTTCGGAAAACTAGGGAACGGGGATTGGGCGAACAAGGAATGGCTGCGGGATGCGTTGATGGATGTGGTGGCGGAGGTTCTGTTCCTTGAGGTGCCGGGATCGGGCGGGACGGAATTTCACCCGCGGATGTCGATGATGGACACGGATTCATTCAAGGCGCTCGACTGGGAAATGCAGGACAAGCTGCGCGCGTTGTATGTCGATTATTTCTTCCGCAGGCAGGAGGGCTTCTGGGAGGCGAAGGCTTACGAAAAACTACCGGCGATGCGCGCCGCCAGCGACATGCTTCTTTGCGGCGAGGATCTCGGGATGGTGCCGGCCTGCGTGCCCGGAGTGATGCGGGAGCTGGGGATGCTCTCGCTGGAGATCCAGCGCTGGCCGAAGGAGGAGGGGGTCGATTTCGCACATCCGGCGCACGCTCCCTACATGAGTGTCGTCTCCACCGGCACACACGATATGGAAACTCTGCGTGCGTGGTGGCGGGACGATGGAGTGATCCGTGCGAACTTCGCCTGGGAAATGTTCGGCGAGGGTTATCCGGAGAAGGATCTCAGCCCGGAGATGGCGCGGCGCATCATCGCGCAGCAGATGCATTCACCGGCGATGTGGGCGGTTTTCCCGCTCCAGGACCTGCTGGCGATGGATGGCGAGCTTCGCAGCAACGACATCGATGGCGAGCGCATCAATGTCCCGGCCATCATCCCGTTCTACTGGAGGTGGCGGATGGAGATGGCCATCGCGGATATGCTGGATGCGGATGATTTCACAACTATGATACGCGGACTGGCGCAGGCGGCGGGAAGATCAATCGGGAAGAACTGA
- a CDS encoding GntR family transcriptional regulator gives MLNTSTITEQVASHLREALSQGRWKGLMPGRDRLIAELGANGRTIEKALGMLEQEGLLKSQGAGRRRRIMASQKDAPAMRVTLILYERDDALNRYISELRRKLQASGHELLFAPKSLAELKHDPERVARMVSENPSGAWIIQSGSRPVLEWFAKSSIPCFSLFGRMQGLDIAGTGPDKLPALREAIQSLADKGHRRFVFLTREERRKPSLGMVERVFLDELEKRGISTGPYNLPDWMETGEGLRDCLDSLFHVSPPSALLIDDWILLLAVQNFIAREKTSAMKQVALICTDFHPSFNWCSPGIAHIHWDHKPMVRRIVRWTGNIARGKDDRKQGLTVAKFIGG, from the coding sequence GTGCTCAACACCTCCACGATCACCGAACAGGTGGCCTCCCACCTGCGCGAAGCGCTCAGCCAAGGGCGCTGGAAGGGACTCATGCCGGGGCGCGACCGCCTGATCGCTGAGCTGGGAGCCAATGGCAGGACGATCGAAAAGGCCTTGGGGATGCTGGAGCAGGAGGGTCTTCTCAAATCACAGGGAGCGGGGCGAAGGCGGCGGATCATGGCCTCCCAGAAAGACGCGCCCGCCATGCGGGTGACCCTTATTCTTTATGAACGGGATGACGCCCTCAACCGCTACATCTCCGAGTTGCGGCGCAAACTGCAAGCATCGGGGCACGAACTGCTTTTTGCTCCCAAGAGCCTGGCGGAGCTGAAACACGATCCCGAACGGGTGGCGCGTATGGTAAGCGAGAATCCGTCCGGGGCGTGGATCATCCAGTCCGGATCCCGACCCGTTTTGGAATGGTTTGCGAAGTCGTCGATTCCCTGCTTCTCCCTATTCGGACGGATGCAGGGGCTGGATATCGCCGGAACCGGGCCGGACAAGCTGCCGGCCCTGCGGGAGGCGATCCAAAGCCTCGCCGACAAGGGGCACCGGCGCTTTGTATTCCTCACACGCGAGGAGCGCCGGAAACCAAGCCTGGGAATGGTTGAGCGGGTTTTTCTCGATGAACTCGAAAAGAGGGGCATTTCCACCGGCCCTTACAACCTGCCTGACTGGATGGAGACCGGCGAAGGGCTGAGGGATTGCCTTGATTCACTATTTCACGTCAGCCCGCCGTCCGCACTACTGATTGACGATTGGATACTCCTGCTTGCCGTTCAGAACTTCATCGCCCGGGAAAAGACTTCTGCCATGAAACAGGTGGCGCTGATCTGCACCGACTTCCATCCCAGCTTCAATTGGTGCTCACCGGGCATCGCCCACATCCACTGGGATCACAAACCCATGGTGCGCCGTATCGTGCGCTGGACAGGCAACATCGCCCGCGGCAAGGACGACCGGAAGCAAGGCCTGACGGTGGCCAAGTTCATTGGCGGATAA